One Aegilops tauschii subsp. strangulata cultivar AL8/78 chromosome 7, Aet v6.0, whole genome shotgun sequence genomic window carries:
- the LOC141027826 gene encoding small ribosomal subunit protein uS4m-like has protein sequence MPALRFKTCRLLPGNVRNRELSLIQRRILRRLRNKRRSIKRNLSRRENLNSNIKSQTTRKLSLYYGDLPIREMHRGRERTSYIPFLLNQETRSDVIPVRLHFSDTLPQARQPISHRRVCLNNGLVTITHLKVSHGDLISFKENDVRTRGFEIRRSFYIDISVGKIIGKFLSAISVGKRRGKFLPARIWRRTKKEWFRLLTTQRGCRLLLKSKELQKLRSYMQEEDFERTKKFGSAKVCLGSSFAEHNRMKRNLFHFKYFFLLKRGKEKNRNLPTRTISPFVEKSSLYSNSTYCSGSPFTRKIRIKRIELPTHYSEVNHRTLKAVVSYGPNIGHIPHDIRLKDPNLPLRSGNGRGQNI, from the coding sequence ATGCCAGCATTAAGATTTAAAACGTGTCGTCTACTTCCAGGAAATGTTCGGAACAGAGAACTTTCTCTAATCCAACGCCGTATTCTCCGAAGATTGAGGAACAAGAGGAGATCCATTAAAAGAAATCTTTCTCGGAGAGAAAATCTAAACAGTAACATCAAATCACAAACTACACGAAAGTTGTCTCTTTATTATGGGGATTTACCCATAAGGGAGATGCACAGAGGAAGAGAACGAACTTCATATATCCCTTTTTTACTCAATCAAGAAACAAGATCGGACGTGATTCCGGTTCGTCTCCATTTTAGTGACACTCTTCCTCAAGCAAGGCAGCCGATAAGTCATCGAAGGGTTTGTTTGAATAATGGACTGGTAACCATTACTCATTTGAAAGTTTCCCACGGTGATCTAATATCTTTTAAAGAAAATGACGTGAGAACCCGCGGTTTTGAAATAAGGAGATCTTTCTATATCGACATATCAGTTGGAAAAATCATAGGCAAATTCCTATCGGCCATATCAGTTGGAAAAAGAAGAGGCAAATTCCTACCGGCCAGAATCTGGAGAAGAACAAAAAAAGAATGGTTCCGCTTACTCACAACTCAGAGGGGATGCCGCTTACTACTCAAATCCAAGGAATTGCAAAAGTTGCGTTCTTATATGCAAGAAGAAGACTTTGAAAGAACAAAGAAGTTTGGATCCGCAAAAGTATGCTTAGGCAGTTCCTTCGCTGAGCACAACAGAATGAAGAGGAATTTGTTTCATTTCAAATACTTCTTCTTATTGAAAAGAGGGAAGGAGAAAAACCGAAATCTTCCTACTCGAACAATAAGTCCTTTTGTAGAAAAGTCTTCTTTATATAGTAATTCGACCTATTGCTCCGGATCCCCGTTTACTAGGAAGATAAGAATCAAAAGGATCGAACTACCTACTCATTATTCGGAGGTGAATCATAGAACACTAAAAGCTGTGGTATCTTATGGACCTAACATAGGTCACATCCCTCACGACATAAGATTGAAAGATCCAAACCTTCCTCTTCGGAGCGGAAACGGACGTGGCCAAAACATATAA